In Paracoccus aminophilus JCM 7686, a single window of DNA contains:
- the glcF gene encoding glycolate oxidase subunit GlcF produces the protein MQTNFTPEQLQDPLTARSNKVLRTCVHCGFCTATCPTYQVLGDELDSPRGRIYLIKDMLEAGRPADEKTVKHLDRCLGCLSCMTTCPSGVNYMHLIDHARVHVEETYRRPWRDRALRWLLARLLPYPKRFRLALLGAKLAKPFSGLVPDARLRAMLEMVPKAIPPVSRNDDGQVFAPEGPRRARVALMPGCAQRALNTDINDATIRLLRRAGCEVVIPQDFGCCGALTHHMGREKDALASARQTIRSFLAAGDLDAIIINTSGCGTTIKDYAAIFAGDPMEAEARQVAGLARDVTEFFASHGLPAITRPGEGLRVAYHSACSLQHGQQIRGVPKELLAEAGFTVLEPANPHLCCGSAGTYNLLQPELSAELKERKIDTLQAVSPQVIAAGNIGCMMQIGSGMDVPVIHTVELLDWASGGPKPPALAAHP, from the coding sequence ATGCAGACGAATTTCACGCCCGAGCAGTTGCAGGACCCGCTCACCGCGCGCTCGAACAAGGTGCTGCGGACCTGCGTTCATTGCGGCTTCTGCACAGCGACCTGCCCGACCTACCAGGTCCTGGGCGATGAGCTCGACAGCCCGAGGGGGCGGATCTATCTGATCAAGGACATGCTCGAAGCCGGGCGTCCGGCGGATGAAAAGACGGTCAAGCATCTCGATCGCTGCCTCGGCTGCCTGTCTTGCATGACGACCTGTCCTTCGGGCGTGAATTACATGCATCTGATCGATCACGCCCGCGTCCATGTCGAGGAAACCTATCGCCGCCCCTGGCGCGACCGCGCCCTGCGCTGGCTGCTCGCGCGGCTTTTGCCCTATCCCAAACGCTTCCGGCTGGCGCTTCTGGGCGCGAAACTTGCCAAACCCTTCTCCGGGCTGGTGCCTGATGCGCGGCTGCGCGCGATGCTCGAGATGGTGCCCAAGGCGATCCCGCCGGTCAGCCGCAATGATGACGGGCAAGTTTTCGCGCCCGAGGGGCCGCGCCGCGCGCGGGTCGCCTTGATGCCGGGCTGTGCGCAGCGCGCGCTGAATACCGACATCAACGATGCGACGATCCGGCTGTTGCGGCGGGCGGGTTGCGAGGTGGTGATCCCGCAGGACTTCGGCTGCTGCGGCGCGCTGACCCATCACATGGGCCGCGAGAAGGACGCCTTGGCCTCGGCGCGCCAGACGATCCGCAGCTTTCTGGCGGCTGGAGATCTGGATGCGATCATCATCAACACCTCGGGTTGCGGCACGACGATCAAGGATTATGCCGCGATCTTTGCCGGCGATCCGATGGAGGCCGAGGCGCGTCAGGTGGCAGGCCTCGCCCGCGATGTGACCGAGTTTTTCGCAAGCCACGGCCTTCCCGCGATCACCCGACCCGGTGAAGGGCTGCGGGTGGCCTATCACTCGGCCTGCTCGCTGCAACACGGCCAGCAGATCCGAGGCGTGCCGAAAGAGCTTTTGGCTGAGGCGGGATTTACCGTGCTGGAGCCCGCCAATCCGCATCTCTGCTGTGGCTCGGCCGGGACCTATAATCTCTTGCAACCCGAGCTTTCGGCCGAGTTGAAAGAGCGCAAGATTGACACGTTGCAGGCGGTCTCGCCGCAGGTGATTGCGGCGGGCAATATCGGCTGCATGATGCAGATCGGCTCGGGCATGGACGTGCCGGTGATCCATACCGTCGAGCTTCTGGATTGGGCGAGCGGCGGGCCGAAACCGCCCGCATTGGCCGCGCACCCTTGA
- a CDS encoding Hsp20 family protein, producing the protein MRNFDLTPLYRASVGFDRMADVLDRALAADLPQHSYPPYNIEKTGESTYRISIAVAGFSADELSVEVKDGAVIVAGRKAADDEGRTFLHRGIATRAFERKFTLADHVRVDGASHVDGMLHIDLIREIPEALKPRRIEIAKPAKAVEKLDS; encoded by the coding sequence ATGCGAAATTTTGACCTGACCCCGCTTTATCGTGCTTCGGTGGGGTTTGACCGGATGGCGGATGTTCTGGACCGTGCTCTGGCGGCTGATCTGCCCCAGCACAGCTATCCTCCCTACAATATCGAAAAGACCGGCGAGAGCACCTATCGCATCTCGATCGCCGTCGCCGGTTTCTCGGCGGATGAGCTCTCGGTCGAGGTCAAGGACGGTGCGGTGATCGTCGCCGGGCGCAAGGCTGCCGATGACGAAGGCCGGACCTTCCTGCATCGCGGCATCGCCACCCGAGCCTTTGAGCGCAAGTTCACTCTGGCCGATCACGTCCGCGTCGATGGCGCGAGCCATGTTGACGGGATGCTGCATATCGACCTGATCCGCGAGATCCCGGAAGCGCTGAAACCGCGCCGGATCGAGATCGCGAAACCTGCGAAAGCGGTCGAGAAGCTCGATTCCTGA
- a CDS encoding DUF599 domain-containing protein has translation MNNALDAIIRSFSYWDLLAVVWLIASWGWIGWRTEHPPAGKPSVSVLMKELRREWMRQFVHREPRIFDGNILSNLRESTAFFASASMIAIGGGLALIGNADRLSLLARQFEMDYIPTIKWEIKILVPLLLVVDAFLKFVWSNRLFGYCAIIMGSVPNSPTDPRAMPRALQAAEINIRAARSFNAGLRNVYFALGALAWLAGPLALFVAVAFVLFISWRREFASGSRRVLLEEAATEARMIPGEAQHQEPRG, from the coding sequence ATGAACAATGCGCTTGATGCGATCATCCGCTCGTTCAGCTATTGGGATCTGCTTGCCGTGGTCTGGCTGATCGCCAGTTGGGGCTGGATCGGCTGGCGGACCGAGCATCCGCCTGCGGGCAAGCCCTCGGTCTCGGTTCTGATGAAAGAGCTGCGCCGCGAATGGATGCGCCAATTCGTCCATCGCGAGCCGCGCATTTTCGACGGCAATATCCTGTCCAACCTGCGCGAGAGCACGGCCTTCTTCGCCTCGGCCTCGATGATTGCGATCGGAGGCGGGCTTGCGCTGATTGGCAATGCCGACCGGCTCTCGCTGCTCGCCCGGCAGTTCGAGATGGATTACATCCCGACGATCAAATGGGAGATCAAGATCCTTGTCCCCCTGCTGCTCGTCGTCGATGCGTTTTTGAAATTCGTCTGGTCGAACCGGCTTTTCGGCTATTGCGCGATCATCATGGGCTCGGTTCCAAACAGCCCCACGGATCCCCGCGCCATGCCGCGCGCGTTGCAGGCCGCCGAGATCAATATCCGCGCCGCCCGCAGCTTCAATGCGGGCCTGCGCAATGTCTATTTCGCGCTGGGGGCGCTGGCTTGGTTGGCCGGGCCACTGGCGCTTTTTGTCGCCGTGGCCTTCGTGCTCTTCATCAGCTGGCGGCGCGAATTCGCCTCGGGCTCACGGCGTGTGCTGCTGGAAGAGGCTGCCACTGAGGCGCGCATGATACCAGGCGAGGCCCAGCATCAAGAGCCCCGCGGCTGA
- a CDS encoding MFS transporter has protein sequence MLTQPDPIPEICLPEVPPLSPRPNTRLAVLALALGAFAIGTSEFAAMGLLPWFAADLGVTEPEAGHVISAYALGVVVGAPLTSILGARLPRRRYLAGLIAAYGVMNLLAAVLPGFGTLAAMRFLAGLPHGGFLGVGMLFAADALPKEQRAKGVTQVLLGLTVANILGVPLAGAIGQGLGWRWGFALPGVIALVTALLILKLAPRVGVDPNARPLEELKALRNPDVILTLLVGAIGFGGMFAVYAYLSAAILATTDAPGWVIPLTLCVFGVGGTIGSIFAGKLTVRIGVFGAAFRLILFMAITQALASFAVGSWPLMLITSFLMGLGSGTVVPLQTRLMEVAGSAQSMAAAMNHAAFNAANALGPWLAGMALTAGWGWHSSGLVGVGLSAAGLLMLGLAWYHARLSGSLFQQHTP, from the coding sequence ATGTTAACGCAACCAGACCCCATTCCTGAAATCTGCCTGCCCGAGGTGCCGCCCTTGTCGCCGCGTCCCAATACTCGCCTTGCCGTTCTGGCGCTTGCCCTTGGTGCTTTTGCCATCGGAACTTCCGAATTCGCCGCCATGGGCCTCTTGCCGTGGTTTGCCGCCGATCTTGGCGTGACCGAGCCCGAGGCCGGTCATGTCATCTCGGCCTATGCCTTGGGCGTGGTGGTCGGCGCGCCGCTGACCTCGATCCTTGGCGCGCGCCTGCCGCGGCGGCGCTATCTGGCCGGGCTGATCGCCGCTTACGGCGTGATGAACCTGCTCGCTGCCGTGCTGCCCGGCTTTGGCACGCTGGCCGCGATGCGCTTTCTCGCCGGTCTGCCGCATGGCGGCTTTCTTGGCGTGGGCATGCTTTTCGCCGCCGACGCTTTGCCCAAAGAGCAGCGCGCGAAGGGTGTCACGCAGGTCCTGCTCGGTCTGACCGTCGCCAATATCCTCGGCGTGCCTTTGGCCGGAGCCATTGGCCAAGGCCTTGGCTGGCGCTGGGGCTTTGCGCTGCCGGGCGTGATCGCGCTGGTGACGGCGCTCTTGATCCTCAAGCTGGCGCCGCGCGTCGGCGTCGATCCGAATGCGCGCCCGCTCGAAGAGCTCAAAGCTCTGCGCAATCCCGATGTCATCCTCACGCTGCTGGTCGGCGCGATCGGCTTTGGCGGCATGTTCGCGGTCTACGCCTACCTGTCGGCGGCGATCTTGGCGACCACGGATGCGCCCGGCTGGGTCATCCCGCTGACGCTGTGCGTCTTTGGCGTCGGTGGCACGATTGGCAGCATCTTTGCCGGGAAACTCACCGTGCGTATCGGCGTCTTCGGCGCGGCTTTCCGGTTGATCCTCTTCATGGCGATCACGCAGGCCTTGGCCTCTTTCGCGGTCGGAAGCTGGCCCCTGATGCTGATCACATCCTTCCTGATGGGGCTGGGCTCGGGCACGGTGGTGCCGCTTCAGACCCGGCTGATGGAGGTCGCGGGCTCGGCGCAAAGCATGGCCGCCGCGATGAACCACGCGGCCTTCAACGCCGCCAATGCGCTTGGCCCCTGGCTTGCGGGCATGGCGCTGACGGCGGGCTGGGGCTGGCATTCCTCGGGGCTGGTCGGCGTCGGCCTCTCAGCCGCGGGGCTCTTGATGCTGGGCCTCGCCTGGTATCATGCGCGCCTCAGTGGCAGCCTCTTCCAGCAGCACACGCCGTGA
- a CDS encoding transporter substrate-binding domain-containing protein, with amino-acid sequence MKKLLVAAAALAFSAGMGLAEGQTVRIASEGAYAPYNLINDKGELDGYEIELGNELCKRAGLTCTWVKNDFDAMIPNLLSSNFDAIMAGMSITEERKKAIAFTQNYLPPVPSAYAALSPDVDVKTSVVAAQTGTIQSTYVAESGAKLVEFPTFDEAAAAVRNGEADAVFADKEFLVPLVKEGQGFAWVGQDVPLGDGIGMGLRQSDTELHDKFDAAITAMKADGSINELIKKWFGPEAQTYAH; translated from the coding sequence ATGAAAAAGCTTCTCGTCGCCGCCGCCGCTCTGGCGTTCTCGGCTGGCATGGGCCTTGCTGAAGGCCAAACCGTCCGCATCGCCTCGGAAGGGGCCTATGCGCCCTATAACCTCATCAACGACAAGGGTGAGCTGGACGGCTACGAAATCGAGCTCGGCAATGAGCTGTGCAAGCGCGCCGGCCTGACCTGCACCTGGGTCAAGAACGATTTCGACGCGATGATCCCGAACCTGCTCAGCTCGAACTTCGACGCGATCATGGCCGGCATGTCGATTACCGAGGAGCGCAAGAAGGCGATTGCCTTCACCCAGAACTACCTGCCGCCGGTGCCCTCGGCCTATGCGGCGCTGAGCCCGGATGTTGACGTGAAAACCAGCGTCGTCGCCGCCCAGACCGGCACGATCCAATCGACCTATGTCGCGGAATCGGGCGCGAAACTGGTCGAATTCCCGACCTTCGACGAAGCCGCCGCCGCCGTGCGCAACGGTGAGGCCGATGCAGTTTTCGCCGATAAGGAATTCCTCGTGCCGCTGGTCAAGGAAGGCCAAGGCTTTGCCTGGGTCGGTCAGGACGTGCCGCTTGGCGACGGGATCGGCATGGGTCTGCGCCAGTCCGACACCGAGCTTCACGACAAGTTCGACGCCGCCATCACTGCGATGAAGGCCGATGGCAGCATCAACGAGCTGATCAAGAAGTGGTTTGGCCCCGAAGCCCAGACCTACGCCCATTGA
- a CDS encoding FAD-linked oxidase C-terminal domain-containing protein — translation MEMPVPDPGILARKAAIAARLRAAVPDAVIDDPAETRAYECDALSAYRCPPLAVVLPATTEEVAAILRICHEERVPVVPRGAGTSLAGGSMPTADAVVIGLSRMNAVLETNYPDRYIRVQAGRTNLSISGAVDGDGFFYAPDPSSQLACAIGGNIGMNSGGAHCLKYGVTTNNLLGLRMVMMDGTVLDLGGPMGEAAGLDLLGVVCGSEGQLGIVTEASLRILPKPVGARPVLVGFSASETAGACVAAIIRAGIIPVAIEFMDRPCIQATEAFAHAGYPDCEALLIIEVEGTKPEIAEQLALIREIAERFDPVEFRESKSEDESRRIWLGRKSAFGAMGQINDYMCLDGTIPVSTLPKVLAGIAELSRQYGLGVANVFHAGDGNMHPLILYNANKPGDLELCEAFGADILRLCVEVGGCLTGEHGVGVEKRELMVAQFAPEDLEAQMRIKDAFDPFWLLNAAKVFPLASSAPRREGAHGKGQRNAA, via the coding sequence ATGGAGATGCCAGTTCCCGATCCGGGCATTCTGGCGCGCAAGGCGGCGATTGCCGCAAGGCTGCGCGCCGCCGTGCCCGATGCGGTGATCGACGATCCGGCCGAAACGCGCGCCTATGAATGCGACGCGCTTTCCGCCTATCGCTGCCCGCCTTTGGCGGTGGTGCTGCCCGCAACCACCGAAGAGGTCGCGGCCATCCTGCGCATCTGCCACGAGGAGCGCGTGCCGGTCGTGCCGCGTGGCGCGGGGACAAGCCTTGCGGGCGGCTCGATGCCGACGGCGGATGCGGTGGTGATCGGGCTCTCGCGGATGAATGCGGTGCTCGAGACGAATTATCCCGACCGTTACATCCGCGTGCAGGCCGGGCGCACGAACCTGTCGATCTCTGGCGCGGTAGATGGCGACGGCTTCTTCTATGCGCCCGACCCGTCAAGCCAACTTGCCTGCGCGATCGGCGGCAATATCGGCATGAACTCCGGCGGCGCGCATTGCCTGAAATATGGCGTCACGACCAACAACCTCTTGGGCCTGCGCATGGTGATGATGGACGGCACCGTCCTTGATCTCGGCGGGCCGATGGGCGAGGCGGCGGGGCTCGATCTTCTGGGCGTCGTCTGTGGCTCGGAAGGCCAGCTTGGCATCGTGACCGAGGCGAGCCTGCGCATCCTGCCCAAACCCGTTGGCGCGCGCCCGGTTCTGGTCGGCTTCTCGGCCAGCGAGACCGCCGGGGCCTGCGTCGCCGCGATCATCCGCGCGGGCATCATCCCCGTCGCCATCGAATTCATGGACCGCCCCTGCATTCAGGCGACCGAGGCCTTTGCCCATGCCGGTTACCCCGATTGCGAGGCGCTTTTGATCATCGAGGTCGAAGGCACCAAGCCCGAGATCGCCGAGCAGCTTGCCCTCATCCGCGAGATTGCCGAGCGCTTCGATCCCGTCGAATTCCGCGAAAGCAAATCCGAGGACGAATCCCGCCGCATCTGGCTTGGGCGCAAATCGGCCTTTGGCGCGATGGGTCAGATCAATGACTACATGTGTCTGGACGGCACGATCCCGGTCTCGACCCTGCCGAAAGTGCTTGCGGGGATTGCCGAGCTCTCGCGCCAATACGGGCTTGGCGTTGCCAATGTCTTCCATGCCGGGGACGGCAATATGCATCCGCTGATCCTCTATAATGCGAACAAACCCGGCGATCTCGAGCTTTGTGAGGCTTTCGGCGCAGATATCCTGCGGCTCTGCGTCGAGGTCGGCGGCTGCCTGACCGGCGAACATGGCGTCGGTGTCGAAAAGCGCGAGCTGATGGTCGCGCAATTCGCGCCCGAGGATCTGGAGGCGCAGATGCGGATCAAGGATGCCTTTGATCCGTTCTGGCTGTTGAATGCCGCCAAGGTCTTTCCGCTGGCGAGTTCTGCCCCGCGTCGCGAAGGCGCGCATGGAAAGGGGCAGCGCAATGCGGCCTGA
- a CDS encoding ABC transporter permease: MFAYCADPKSLEGLTWLSCYLTSGTHMRFYLSFLTVLALLAVTAPIAMLFGFGGAMASRSRITPLRWFGKIYTSMVRGVPDIIFFLFVPIALDQLFEWSKSRFVCDPSVPVWQGNEFRVCAAAKIPLSSSPEWVHQTYGFFLAVIAFSIVFGAFAANVLRGAMATVPRAQLETAEAYGMNQRQINRRILIPQMWTYALPGLSNLWMILLKATPLLFVLGVEDIVYWARELGGAKTSAFTYPHPDWRIYYFLGILVFFLAMTWISERVLDRIRARLSKGQATMAGESLRKAAQ; the protein is encoded by the coding sequence ATGTTTGCATATTGCGCGGACCCCAAATCGCTTGAAGGGCTGACCTGGCTGTCGTGCTATCTGACATCCGGCACCCATATGCGCTTTTACCTCTCCTTCCTGACCGTGCTCGCCCTGCTGGCGGTCACAGCCCCGATCGCGATGCTCTTCGGCTTTGGCGGGGCGATGGCAAGCCGCTCGCGGATCACGCCGCTGCGCTGGTTTGGCAAGATCTACACCTCGATGGTGCGCGGCGTGCCCGACATCATCTTCTTCCTCTTCGTGCCGATCGCGCTCGATCAGCTCTTCGAATGGTCGAAAAGCCGGTTCGTCTGCGATCCGAGCGTGCCGGTCTGGCAGGGCAATGAATTCCGCGTCTGCGCGGCGGCCAAGATCCCGCTGTCGAGCTCGCCCGAATGGGTGCACCAGACCTATGGCTTCTTCCTCGCCGTGATTGCCTTCTCGATCGTCTTTGGCGCCTTCGCCGCCAATGTGCTGCGCGGCGCGATGGCCACGGTGCCGCGCGCCCAGCTCGAGACCGCCGAGGCTTACGGCATGAACCAGCGCCAGATCAACCGGCGCATCCTGATCCCGCAGATGTGGACCTATGCTTTGCCCGGTCTCTCGAACCTGTGGATGATCCTCCTCAAGGCCACACCGCTTCTGTTCGTCCTGGGCGTCGAGGATATCGTCTATTGGGCGCGCGAGCTTGGCGGCGCCAAGACCAGCGCCTTCACCTATCCCCATCCCGATTGGCGGATTTACTACTTCCTCGGCATTCTCGTCTTCTTCCTCGCCATGACCTGGATCTCTGAGCGGGTGCTTGACCGCATCCGAGCCCGGCTGTCGAAGGGTCAGGCGACAATGGCAGGCGAATCTCTGCGGAAGGCCGCGCAATGA
- a CDS encoding ABC transporter permease, with translation MNECLQTIQDFGLRSIGFGERMLPRTEFTLCQEMTLIASGLIWNIYFAALALFFGFFLANVLALAKASPNPWLRKPAEWFIFVFRGSPLFIQFFVAYEALVQLPRVGIDIFGLTVHTSWLTKAWAGALFVLTLNTAAYSAEIFYGALRNIPKGDIEAADAYGFTGWKRYRKIIWPITMRLAWPSYTNEAIFLFHATTLVFFSSFPAYQQMGDSLYYASYLAGKTFNPFVAYPIVAGYFICLTLLLILLFGAMNRRLNRHIPGAAKKIRYRPQLLR, from the coding sequence ATGAACGAATGTCTCCAAACCATTCAGGACTTCGGCCTGCGCTCGATCGGCTTTGGCGAGCGGATGCTGCCGCGCACCGAATTCACGCTCTGTCAGGAGATGACGCTGATCGCCTCGGGGCTGATCTGGAACATCTATTTCGCCGCGCTTGCACTCTTCTTTGGCTTCTTCCTCGCCAATGTGCTGGCGCTGGCCAAAGCGAGCCCCAATCCCTGGCTGCGCAAACCCGCAGAATGGTTCATCTTCGTCTTTCGCGGCAGCCCGCTCTTCATCCAGTTCTTCGTCGCCTATGAGGCGCTGGTGCAGCTTCCGCGCGTCGGCATCGACATCTTCGGACTGACCGTGCACACAAGCTGGCTCACCAAGGCTTGGGCCGGTGCGCTCTTCGTGCTGACGCTGAACACCGCCGCCTATTCCGCCGAGATCTTCTATGGCGCGCTGCGCAATATCCCGAAAGGCGATATCGAGGCCGCCGACGCCTATGGCTTCACCGGCTGGAAGCGCTATCGCAAGATCATCTGGCCGATCACCATGCGCCTCGCCTGGCCGTCCTACACCAACGAGGCGATTTTCCTTTTCCACGCGACGACGCTGGTCTTCTTTTCAAGCTTCCCCGCCTATCAGCAGATGGGGGATTCGCTTTATTATGCCAGCTATCTCGCCGGAAAGACCTTCAACCCCTTCGTCGCCTATCCGATCGTCGCGGGCTATTTCATCTGCCTGACCTTGCTGCTCATCCTGCTTTTCGGCGCGATGAACCGGCGATTGAACCGCCATATTCCGGGCGCGGCGAAGAAAATCCGCTATAGACCGCAACTCTTGAGGTAA
- a CDS encoding FAD-binding protein, whose amino-acid sequence MRPESEEELAHILRTASAPVSAIGGGTRLWPGEGEGARIDMTGLSGLTLYEPEALTLVVRAGTTLEEVRRVLATEGQMLAFEPDARPGSTIGGVAATNSSGPRRVQAGACRDAMLGLRFVTGAGEIVKNGGRVMKNVTGYDLVKLLAGSRGALGVLTEVALKTAPIPPVSRTLALPGLGPEAAVAALTSALTGPYDVSGAGWLPGQGALIRVEGLEGSVDLRMTSLRERLRAFGEISEVESALWTQMVPREAEGDLWRIICHPSEVASLLKSLPAPLAMDWGGGLLWVSLPAGEVPRLPLFNGHAARATGATPLVLPAPHPVIAKLNADLRQKFDPRGILSAQKETA is encoded by the coding sequence ATGCGGCCTGAGAGCGAAGAAGAACTGGCGCACATCCTGCGGACGGCCTCGGCTCCGGTGTCGGCCATCGGCGGCGGCACGCGACTTTGGCCCGGCGAGGGCGAGGGCGCGCGCATCGACATGACCGGACTGTCGGGGTTGACGCTTTACGAACCCGAGGCACTGACCTTGGTCGTGCGCGCGGGCACGACGCTTGAAGAGGTGCGCCGCGTGCTCGCCACTGAGGGCCAAATGCTCGCCTTTGAACCCGATGCGCGTCCGGGCTCGACCATCGGTGGGGTCGCGGCGACGAACAGCTCTGGGCCGCGCCGGGTGCAGGCGGGGGCCTGCCGCGATGCGATGCTGGGGCTGCGGTTTGTGACCGGCGCGGGCGAGATCGTGAAGAACGGCGGGCGGGTGATGAAGAACGTCACCGGCTATGATCTGGTGAAGCTTCTGGCCGGATCGCGCGGCGCGCTTGGCGTCCTGACCGAGGTCGCGCTGAAGACCGCGCCGATCCCGCCGGTCTCGCGCACCTTGGCGCTGCCGGGGCTGGGTCCGGAGGCGGCGGTCGCGGCGCTGACCTCGGCCCTGACCGGGCCATATGATGTCAGCGGGGCGGGCTGGTTGCCGGGGCAGGGCGCGCTGATCCGGGTCGAGGGGCTCGAAGGATCGGTCGATCTGCGCATGACCTCCTTGCGCGAGCGGCTGCGGGCTTTTGGCGAGATCTCCGAGGTCGAAAGCGCGCTTTGGACCCAGATGGTACCGCGTGAGGCCGAGGGCGATCTTTGGAGGATCATCTGCCATCCCTCTGAAGTTGCGTCTCTTTTGAAAAGCCTTCCCGCGCCTTTGGCGATGGATTGGGGCGGGGGGCTGCTCTGGGTCTCGCTGCCTGCCGGAGAGGTGCCGCGTCTGCCGCTCTTCAACGGCCATGCCGCGCGCGCGACTGGCGCGACGCCTCTGGTTCTGCCCGCGCCCCATCCGGTGATCGCCAAGCTGAACGCCGATCTCCGCCAGAAATTCGACCCGCGCGGCATTCTGTCCGCGCAGAAGGAAACCGCCTGA
- a CDS encoding glutamine synthetase family protein produces MMDWLREHPEVKTIRVAAADLNGVARGKRVPSRFAEKLLTEGTKFPYSVLNMDIWGEDVEDSPLVFESGDPDGILMPTERGFMPMPWLDAPTGLLPLWMFHDDGRPYDGDPRQALARVVDRYKAAGLTPVVATELEFFLIDDSGGQLRVPPSPRSGKRRTGAETLSLRALDGFDRFFTALYDACEAMDIPADTAISEAAPGQFEINMMHQPDPLKAADDAWLFKMLVKGLARQYGFAGSFMAKPYEEWNGSGMHMHFSILDAEGNNIFDNGSPEGSDALRHAVAGCLAAMSGSTLLFAPHENSYDRLVPNAHAPTGIGWAYENRTSAIRIPSSGPKARRIEHRVAGGDVNPYLTVAAVLGAALNGIEDKAPAPPPIRGNAYEQGLAQLPATWTEAIETFATSPEIARIFPAHLIENFVMTKRQELHYMAELSDDETVELYLDTV; encoded by the coding sequence ATCATGGACTGGCTGCGCGAACATCCCGAAGTCAAGACGATCCGCGTTGCAGCGGCAGATCTGAACGGGGTGGCGCGCGGCAAGCGTGTGCCGTCGCGTTTCGCCGAAAAGCTGCTGACCGAGGGCACCAAATTCCCCTATTCCGTCCTCAATATGGACATCTGGGGCGAGGATGTCGAAGACAGCCCCCTCGTCTTCGAATCCGGCGATCCTGACGGGATCTTGATGCCGACCGAGCGCGGCTTCATGCCGATGCCTTGGCTCGATGCGCCGACCGGGCTCTTGCCGCTCTGGATGTTTCACGACGACGGCCGCCCCTATGACGGCGACCCGCGTCAGGCGCTCGCAAGGGTGGTCGACCGCTACAAAGCGGCGGGCCTGACGCCGGTGGTCGCGACAGAGCTTGAATTCTTCCTCATCGACGATTCCGGCGGGCAACTCCGCGTGCCGCCCTCGCCGCGTTCGGGCAAACGCCGCACCGGGGCCGAGACCCTCAGCCTGCGCGCCCTCGATGGCTTCGACCGCTTCTTCACCGCGCTTTATGACGCCTGCGAGGCGATGGACATCCCCGCCGATACCGCGATCTCCGAGGCCGCTCCGGGCCAGTTCGAGATCAATATGATGCACCAGCCCGATCCCTTGAAAGCCGCCGATGACGCTTGGCTTTTCAAGATGCTGGTCAAGGGTCTCGCCCGCCAATATGGCTTTGCCGGCTCCTTCATGGCCAAACCCTATGAGGAATGGAACGGCTCGGGCATGCATATGCATTTCTCGATCCTCGACGCGGAGGGCAACAATATCTTCGACAATGGCAGCCCCGAGGGTTCAGACGCGCTCCGCCATGCGGTTGCGGGCTGCCTTGCGGCCATGTCGGGCTCAACCCTCCTCTTCGCGCCGCATGAAAACAGCTATGACCGGCTGGTGCCGAATGCCCATGCGCCGACCGGCATCGGCTGGGCCTATGAAAACCGCACCTCGGCGATCCGCATCCCCTCCTCGGGCCCGAAAGCGCGCCGCATCGAACATCGCGTCGCGGGCGGCGATGTGAACCCCTATCTCACCGTCGCCGCCGTCTTGGGCGCGGCTCTGAACGGGATCGAGGACAAAGCCCCCGCGCCGCCCCCGATCCGCGGCAATGCCTATGAACAGGGTCTGGCTCAGCTTCCCGCCACCTGGACCGAAGCGATCGAGACCTTCGCGACCTCCCCCGAAATCGCCCGAATCTTCCCCGCCCATCTGATCGAGAATTTCGTGATGACCAAGCGGCAGGAACTCCACTACATGGCCGAGCTTTCCGACGACGAAACCGTCGAGCTCTATCTCGATACGGTTTAG